The DNA segment AAATGTGGATGAGGATATTTTGTCCATGGGAAATGGTCCTTTCAAAGTTGAGATTGATTTGATGCAACCCATTGACCCAAACAAAAGTCCAAAAGTGCACGACCCAAAACTCAATCATATCGGTCTTTGGATTGATAAATTGGAAGAATGTGTTGATTATTTGACAAAACAAGGAGTTCGATTCACTCCCGGTGGGATTCGTAAAGGGGCAGCTGGATACAATGTTTGTTTCATCCACCCGAAGGGAAATGAAGAATTTCCACTCTGTAGTGAAGGGGTACTTGTTGAACTCGTCCAAGCTCCAGAAGATGTGATCAAAGCATTAGGTTAATTCATATCACTCTGGCAATTGTGAAGTGCAAACTTCAATGGTTGCCAGAGCAAAAAAAGGAATCCAATTTAGTTTTGGATTTTTTTGTGAGTCCATCTCCAATACAAGTATGCAAAAAGAGCAAGACTAGTTGTGATGATAAATTGTGTTAGGTGGACCACTGTCGCATACACAAGTCCTTCTCCCGGATCTCTTCCTAAAATAATAAATCCCGATATGATGGCGGCATGAAATACTCCGATCCCTGATGGAGCCGAAGGAATGGCAACACCCATCCCTCCTAAAAACATAAAGAGTAGAGCTTCTGGAAAACTTAGAGGCATACCAATTAGTAATCCGGCAAGTAAATAGGAGACAGCATAACCAAATATCCAAGTAGGAATTGAATAGAGGACTGGTTTCAGTAATTTATCGCCTTTTAGAAATGATGAAAATTCGACTAAATGATGGTCTAGTTTGTCTTCGTATAGCTCGTGTTTGCCGACAAAGCCAAATAGTTTTTTGATAAAACTGCGTAAGGGATCTAAAAAGTAACGAACAACGATGAGCCCAACAATCATTCCAAAAATGACAAGTGCGGAAATCAAAAGAAGGCTTAAGTTTTTGGATTGGCCAAGTCCCATGTAAAAGAGGGCAGCAGCACCAATCACAACGACAGAACCCAAATCCATCACCTTCTCTAAAAAGATACGACTGAATAGATGGGTAAGTGGAAGTTCTGTATCTCGTTTGTTCATAATGAGACGAACAAGATCTCCACCTCTTGCAGGAAGAACCATATTTAGGCCAACACCGATGATGGCAGTGGTAAATGCTTTCGCAAAACTAATCTTTTTTTCTAAAAGATAATACCAGCGAATCGAAAAGGGAACAAAAGCCAAAAGATTGGATAAAAATAACAATGGAAAAATCCACCAGTTGATTTTCCCTTCTAAACGTTCAAATTCAGCAAGGTCAAAATTCTTAGAAAGAAAATAGACCGCAATGCCTGAAACTAAAATTCCAAATAATAATTTTCTCATATTCTCCTAATTAACCCGGTGGCCACTGCATATGACGACCACCTAACATGTGGAAGTGGATATGTTGGACGGTTTGTCCGCCAAAATCTCCACAGTTGTTTACTAAACGATATCCCTTTTCTGAAATTCCATTTTGGTGGGCCAGTTTGGGGATGGTTAGAAAAATTTCTTTTATGATATCTGGATTCAAATCTCCAATTTGGTTCATACTAGAAATATGAACTTTCGGGATGATGAGTACATGGAAGGGGGCTTGCGGAGTAATATCATGAAACACTAAAATGTTTTCTGATTCATATTCCTTTTTGGTTGGGATTTCCCCACTTGCAATTTTACAGAAAAGACAATTTTCCATATTATACTTTCTCCTTTGAAAACACGAGCGATGCAGCGCCTAAAGCTCCGGATAAACTTCCTCCGGCACCAATTTTGAGTCGATCGTTTAACACGGGAAAGATATTGGATCTAATTTCGGATTCCAACACTTTACCAAATAAATCATAGGATTTTGTGATTCCACCCACAAAGACCACTGCTTCTGGGTTAAGCAAATGAATCGCTCCACGAACCGCATGAGCTAGTGCCAAGGTTCCAAAATGTAAAATTTCATGGGCAATTGGATTTTTCTCCCGAACCAGTCGGAAAAATGTTTCTGCATTTTCCAAGGTTTGCTTGGACTTTTCTACATAACGGTTTAAAAAACCACGTGTAGAAAAATAACTTTCAACACATCCATGAACCCCGCAACCGCAAAGAGCACCACCGATGACAGATGTTGTATGGCCAATTTCAATTCCGTTGCCTAAATAACCGGAATAAAGAACTCCTTTATCTACAAAACCACCACCTACGCCAGTTCCAAGAGTAATGATGAGTTGTGATTCTGTATCTTTATAAACACCGAAGTAGGCCTCACCAAGTGCTGCGCAGTTCGCATCATTTTCATACCAAACAGGAAGGGAAAATTCTTTTTTGAGTTCTTCTCCTATCGGTAAGTTTTTTAGGCCTTGCAGATTGGCACTGGATATCATAATCCCTTGTTCATTGTTTATGGGGCCAGGAGATCCAACACCAATTCCAATTGCATCGGGTATTAGCGGACGAATGGTATCTTTTAAAATTTCTAAAAAACTTTGGTTGTCTAAATGTTCTGGTGTGGGGGAAACAAGGGACTTTAGTTCTTTTCCCGTTTCTTCAAAGAGGCTTACTTTGATACTCCCTCCACCGATATCCACCCCGATGGCATTTCGCAAACTCATTCTCCCTTAATGACTTGGTCGAATTTCCCTTGTTTCATTTCATAAACAGTTTGGGCATCGAAGGCAAGTTTCATATCATGTGTAACAAGGATAATGGAATGATTTCGTTTGTTGTATTCATTTAATAGGAGTTGGACCAAATAACTATTTTCTGGATCCAAATCTCCAGAAGGTTCGTCCGCAAATAGGATGGCTGGATCGTTGATGAGTGACCGAGCAATTGCCGCTTTTTGGATTTGTCCTCCCGACAAAGTACGAGGAAGGGAATTTTGTATGTCACCTAACTTTAAATGTTCGATCAAATAATCGCATTTACGAATATAGTCATCATTCGAAAATTTACGAGTAAAGAGAGCTGGCAAAAGGATGTTTTCCCTGATTGTCAGGTTTCCGACAAGTTCGGAAAATTGAAAAACGAGTCCTAGGTCACGAGCTCGGATTTCCGCCAGTTCTTGTTTTGATATTTGCGAAAGTTTGATTTGGTCATACAGGATGTCACCTTCTGTCGGTGAGAGCATTCCAGTGAGCATCGAGAGTAAGGTGGTTTTGCCGGAACCGGATGGTCCAATGATGGCAACATAGTCTCCTTGGTTCACATCAAAACTCACGGAACTGACAGCTTCTTCTTTGCCAAATCGTTTGGTCAAATTGTGAACACGGAGTAACATTATTTTTGTCTCCGGATGGATTTGTAAGGATCAATGAAAGAGCTGATCCCGATGGCGGGAACAGAAACAAGAAGTCCTAATGTGATAAAGAGAACCAAACAAGAAAAAACGGATTTGATTTCGTTAATGAACCCGAAGTCTGCTGGTGGATTTAAGTAAGCAAGATTTATCAGGATCGCCATTAGGAAACTTGGTAAAAATAGGAAAAATAAGGACAAAGAGTGGAGCCAGATACAACCCAATCGGTTTCCTCCTATGGCCATCATCACTCCAATGTCACCAAGACCGTGAAGGCAATGAAAGAAAAAGAGAGCCATCAGCGCAAAACTCGTGGAATAAAAAAGAATCTGCGGAGATTGGTCAAAGGAAACGATACTAGTAAGGGACACACCTCCATACAGATGGAAGTGAATCCGGATAGTGAGTAAAAAGAATGTAAAAACGAGGGCACCGACGAGGCCATAGGCCGCCGAGTAGAGTCGATCCCGGAAGAGAAGTCGAAGAGCAAACGAAATGTAGGTGAGTTGTATCACTTCCAGGACAGAATTGACGTAAGACTCTTTTTTACCAACTAAAATAGGAAAATAGGAAGTAAGCGAATTTGGCATTTTTTATCTTTGTGGGAGCAGCTGTGATTATGCTCGGGTTTCTTTTGACCTTCATTGTAGGGCAAAGAAGGGATAGTTATGCCAAGGCCTTAAGTCTTGCCACTCTCGGGAATTTCTTGGATGCTCGGGCCCTCGTTCGAGAAAAGCTGGAAGAGGACCACCAAAACCCCTATGGCCACTATGTTATGGCAAAAATCTATGCCATGGAGAATGACCCCTTAAACGAAGCCAAACACCTCGAAATCATTAAAAAAAACAACCGGTATACAAAAGAAATCGATTCCGTAACGGTTTCAAACCGAATCGCTGAAATCTATTATACCAAGGATTTTTTTG comes from the Leptospira bourretii genome and includes:
- a CDS encoding ABC transporter permease, which gives rise to MPNSLTSYFPILVGKKESYVNSVLEVIQLTYISFALRLLFRDRLYSAAYGLVGALVFTFFLLTIRIHFHLYGGVSLTSIVSFDQSPQILFYSTSFALMALFFFHCLHGLGDIGVMMAIGGNRLGCIWLHSLSLFFLFLPSFLMAILINLAYLNPPADFGFINEIKSVFSCLVLFITLGLLVSVPAIGISSFIDPYKSIRRQK
- a CDS encoding VOC family protein; this translates as MSRPFKVLGIQQVAIGGESKEKLSKFWVDVMGLTKVSDYKSEKENVDEDILSMGNGPFKVEIDLMQPIDPNKSPKVHDPKLNHIGLWIDKLEECVDYLTKQGVRFTPGGIRKGAAGYNVCFIHPKGNEEFPLCSEGVLVELVQAPEDVIKALG
- a CDS encoding ABC transporter ATP-binding protein is translated as MLLRVHNLTKRFGKEEAVSSVSFDVNQGDYVAIIGPSGSGKTTLLSMLTGMLSPTEGDILYDQIKLSQISKQELAEIRARDLGLVFQFSELVGNLTIRENILLPALFTRKFSNDDYIRKCDYLIEHLKLGDIQNSLPRTLSGGQIQKAAIARSLINDPAILFADEPSGDLDPENSYLVQLLLNEYNKRNHSIILVTHDMKLAFDAQTVYEMKQGKFDQVIKGE
- a CDS encoding histidine triad nucleotide-binding protein; the protein is MENCLFCKIASGEIPTKKEYESENILVFHDITPQAPFHVLIIPKVHISSMNQIGDLNPDIIKEIFLTIPKLAHQNGISEKGYRLVNNCGDFGGQTVQHIHFHMLGGRHMQWPPG
- a CDS encoding lysylphosphatidylglycerol synthase transmembrane domain-containing protein; this encodes MRKLLFGILVSGIAVYFLSKNFDLAEFERLEGKINWWIFPLLFLSNLLAFVPFSIRWYYLLEKKISFAKAFTTAIIGVGLNMVLPARGGDLVRLIMNKRDTELPLTHLFSRIFLEKVMDLGSVVVIGAAALFYMGLGQSKNLSLLLISALVIFGMIVGLIVVRYFLDPLRSFIKKLFGFVGKHELYEDKLDHHLVEFSSFLKGDKLLKPVLYSIPTWIFGYAVSYLLAGLLIGMPLSFPEALLFMFLGGMGVAIPSAPSGIGVFHAAIISGFIILGRDPGEGLVYATVVHLTQFIITTSLALFAYLYWRWTHKKIQN
- a CDS encoding ROK family protein encodes the protein MRNAIGVDIGGGSIKVSLFEETGKELKSLVSPTPEHLDNQSFLEILKDTIRPLIPDAIGIGVGSPGPINNEQGIMISSANLQGLKNLPIGEELKKEFSLPVWYENDANCAALGEAYFGVYKDTESQLIITLGTGVGGGFVDKGVLYSGYLGNGIEIGHTTSVIGGALCGCGVHGCVESYFSTRGFLNRYVEKSKQTLENAETFFRLVREKNPIAHEILHFGTLALAHAVRGAIHLLNPEAVVFVGGITKSYDLFGKVLESEIRSNIFPVLNDRLKIGAGGSLSGALGAASLVFSKEKV